The DNA region TGGTTCCTACAGTTTTATCAAGGTTCGTCAAAGCATTGAGATATTCAATAGTTGCATTAAGTTCTGCGTTTCTTGCCTCTACCAAACTATTTTCTAGACTGACAATCTCGAAAACTCCAGATCCCCTGCCTAATCTCTGTTTTTCTCTTTCTATCTCTAGTTGTCGTTCAGAAGACTCCCTGGCTTGCCCTGCAAGTTCGACCTGCTTAAAACTCAAATTAACATCTCTAATTCCGTCTGTTACCTGAATGTCTAAGCTTTCACGCTGCTCGTTCAAATTATTTTCTGTTTGCAGTAGGTTGACTCGGCTACGCTGAAATGTTTGTTCTACTGTCAGATCACCTAATGTTTTGCTAAAAGTTAGCCCAGCTCTAACATCTGGTGTTGCGTTGTTTCCTGTATTGTCATAACTGATATTCAAACCTAAGTCCCAACGTCTGTTATTTTCTGCCTCTAACAGGTTAAGTTTAGCTATATCTTGGTTTAGCTGTGCCTGCAAATATTCCGGCTGATTTAAGAGCGCTAATTGCTTTATTTTGTTTTGATCTAAAGTAACAGGTGATGCCTTGGGAACTTCTGCTGCCACAATATTGGTATTTTGATCGATATCGAGAACTTGAAGTAAAGCTAATTTTGTTGACTGAAGACTATTTTGAGCAGCCACCAAGCTTACTTGTCGGTTAGCGATCGCTGTCTGGCTTTGGATAATTTCAACTGGTGCTAACCTACCCGCAGCAATCAGAGCTTGGTTAATTTCTAGAATTTCTTGAGCGCTTGTCAAGGAAAGTTGCTCAATTTTCAATTGTTCCTGAGCGCGGAGTAAATTTCGGTATGCCAAAATAGCATCCGTAATGGTATTGGTCAATGTCGATTTTAAACCCAGCACATTGCTTTTTTCTGTAAGTCGAGCAGTCTTAATTGAAGCTCTGTTTACATCGACTCCACCTCCTCTCAACAGAGGTTGATTAAAACTTATCTTTGGTGTTAGAGCGTTACCTGCGAACCCAAAACTCAGTTCTCCCCCAGTGGGAATCTTCATTTTTGCCTCAAGACCGGCTTCATTAGTAGTTGTGGTTGCACTAGACTCGGATGATGCTACCGACATTGACAGGGTGGGTATAAAGTCAGGAGCAAATTTATCTTCTGCCACTGCCAGGTCTTGTCTTTGAGCTATCCTTTCAAGATATGAGTTTTTAATCGTTCTATTGTTTTGCAAAGCCAAGACAACAATATCAGAAAGCTTTAGTGCAACTGTACCAGCATCTTGTAATGATTCCTGTTGATTTTGTTTGAGACTATTTTCAGCCTTTTTTTCGGCTTTTGGAAATTGATTCTGAGAAATTAGCGCTGCTGCTTGGGTTTGCTTTCCTTGGGTATCAGTCGTTAACTGAAAGTTGATAGGCGATTCTTCTTTGGAGACGTTTTGAGATGGCGCTCTAATCAAGTCCTGCGGCGGCTGCTTATCATTTATTAAGTTCAAGGTTAAGAGCGATCGCGTCTGGTTGTTAAGAATCTGCTGGTTTTTTTGGCTCTGTGGTTGCAAATCAGCTACAAGTGTGCTGTACATTTTTGAAGCGTCAAGTGTAGGTTTTGCGCTGTTTGTTGGCTGTTGGCGTTCTTCGTCTATTGGATGCGATCGCGTTTTCCTGCCGTTACTAATTGGCTGATTGCCTTTGCCTTCGCTAACCATTGGCGGTTTGACTGCTGTCTCAACCCCAACAGCAGGTGTGAATATCTTCGGGGACTTAAAAATCTGGGTGAAAATACGAGTTGTACCCAGAATAACAGTTGAAGCAACGACCGCATTAAGTAAGAATAAGTTGAGCGATCGCAAAGATAGATAAAGTTGGTTTTGAGGTTGAGAATCTTGCTTAGGTAGCTTCTGCATGACGAGATTAATTTAGTAGATTGTTCTGCTCGCCTAATTTAGATTGAGATTGATTTTCGGCGCTGTTTAGATAAAGCGATCGCACGTTCCGTTCATGACTTACACTTCACCTCCATCTTCTCTCTTTACGCTTGTAGACGGATGCTGTAGGCGCGGTAAGGTAAATGAGCCGCAACTCGGTATCAAATCTTTAGACACCACCGCCACTGTCAGATTGGCGTTGTCAGATTTGTTAAGTTGCATCGGGCAGTAGTTTAAGTTTAGAAAAACCCATTGCTGCTGTCTGAATATTAGTATTGATTTTACCCTAAATTGCTTACTTTACCTTTTGTGTAAATTTCGGAAACAAAAGTACTTTAGTTTTGAGCGCAAAAGATTATAGATTTATTAACAACCAAGTTTTAAGGAAAGCAGGAAGCCGGAGAAATTTTATACCATTTCTCCAAATATTTACCAAATATGATACCCCTAGTCCCTTTTTTTTAAAGGTCTGGGGGAATTCTGATATGCTGCAATCTTAAAAAATTTAGTATTACTATTTAGAATTAAAACTGCTTTTGGACGTTTCAAAACTTAACAAAATAAAAATATAATTCCTGTAGTTATGTTTTTAAAACAAGCTGTATTGCCTTGATTTTTTATATTGATTGATATATAAATTGAATTAAGTAGATTAAGCATGATACTAAATCTAAACTCTTTTTTTAGCTTTTTTAGTAAATCAAACGGAGAAAGATATGAAGAAGTTGAAAGCAGCGGTTGTTGCCCTTGTACCTGGCATCATCTTTGTTCCCTGGACATCACCTGCACTTGCCCATGATGTGCGTTATCCCAGCAATAATGGTTACGGTCAAGTGCGTGACAATCACGAGATTGTGGACGCTTGCGACACTAACAGGAACGGTAAAGGGTTCTACGTTCTTTATAGCTTGCGGAGCGGAGCTAGGGGAAGGGTGGGGGACGGCAACGGAGCTGATGCTGGCTGCGGAATTGCCAGAGTGGGCAGCCCCCAGAATCCAGTTGTGCGCTTCACCGTTTGCCAGGATTTTACTGGGTGTTCCCCTTGGAGGGACGCCTAATCTCTGTTCATCGGGGTGAGATCGCCCCTCGCTGTAGATACTTTGTTGAGAGCTAAGATTGCTCGATTGTTGCTCGAACGCATTCCCCTAGCCAGAATTGATCGGGTACTACAACTATTAGAAAGTTGGTAGAGCAGCATGAACATTATCTCCAACACAAAAAAAAGGCAGTGGTGTAAAAACACTGCCTTTTTTTGCTATCTAAAGTTACTTGAAAGCGTAACAAAAGAGTATTAAATGTCCGGTTCTATGCAGTTGCTCCTAACATAGATTTATTAACAACCAACGTAAAAAAAAACAGAAAGCAGTAGAAATTTTATCCCATTTCTCCAAATGTTTCCTATATCATAACTCCCCAAATTCGCTAATTAAGTGAGTCTGGAGGGGTTCTGATATGTTGCAATGTTAAAGACAATTGGTATTACTATTCCGCATTACAAATACTCTAGAACGTTTCAAAAGTTAACATAATCAAAACATAATTGCTGTAGTTATGTTTTATAAACAAGCTGTATCGCCTTGATTTTTTAGATTAATTTATATAAAAATTGAATTAAGTAGATGAAGCCTTGACGGCTTAGTTCTA from Nostoc commune NIES-4072 includes:
- a CDS encoding TolC family protein, with amino-acid sequence MQKLPKQDSQPQNQLYLSLRSLNLFLLNAVVASTVILGTTRIFTQIFKSPKIFTPAVGVETAVKPPMVSEGKGNQPISNGRKTRSHPIDEERQQPTNSAKPTLDASKMYSTLVADLQPQSQKNQQILNNQTRSLLTLNLINDKQPPQDLIRAPSQNVSKEESPINFQLTTDTQGKQTQAAALISQNQFPKAEKKAENSLKQNQQESLQDAGTVALKLSDIVVLALQNNRTIKNSYLERIAQRQDLAVAEDKFAPDFIPTLSMSVASSESSATTTTNEAGLEAKMKIPTGGELSFGFAGNALTPKISFNQPLLRGGGVDVNRASIKTARLTEKSNVLGLKSTLTNTITDAILAYRNLLRAQEQLKIEQLSLTSAQEILEINQALIAAGRLAPVEIIQSQTAIANRQVSLVAAQNSLQSTKLALLQVLDIDQNTNIVAAEVPKASPVTLDQNKIKQLALLNQPEYLQAQLNQDIAKLNLLEAENNRRWDLGLNISYDNTGNNATPDVRAGLTFSKTLGDLTVEQTFQRSRVNLLQTENNLNEQRESLDIQVTDGIRDVNLSFKQVELAGQARESSERQLEIEREKQRLGRGSGVFEIVSLENSLVEARNAELNATIEYLNALTNLDKTVGTTLNTWQITIERNQN